The Haloplanus salinarum genome includes a region encoding these proteins:
- a CDS encoding PAS domain-containing protein, translated as MSANTADSSKVLNSLADGVVVRDAETWAIERVNDSFCEMVEFEREELVGTNVHLIDAGPPLGEDETPEELIKQARNEGAVTFERRMETQTGEVLPVEIHLSCLADEDSLVATVREIQTRKEHQQRLDRYKQLVEQAPEMMIGLKTDGELLFANELFRQRFDIGDQSVAGLTAENVLSAEQNETFQPVLDSVFAGDTVNRTVQRTTQEGDDHWYHIQSYPLDEPGEMDDSIVVMIDDITERKRHKQTVRDQQAFIQSTIDALNDVFYVFNTEGTLVEYNDRLPEVTGYDPDELAEMQPWEFFPADERPLIKHAIANVLHNERAERTEGHFITKSDEDIPYEFSATPYYDGTGAVAGFVGIGRDITERKELEIQQRRYQQAIESSGDLLAALDDEGNYLFANQAYCEYHRLGDAQVRGRSARQVIGHEQYETVEPYLEAALDGETTHYEMNRVHPDRGERTIDIRYYPLYDQDSRIQGVVAAMRDITERKERERELTRFKEAIEQTGHAVCFTDTDGTLEYVNPAFEDLTEYSRDEVQGENPSILQSGEHDDEFYQNMWETITSGQVWEGTIIDQRKSGTQYRAHQTIAPVTHEGSTLGFVAVQNEITDKQLRKEHVSVMHRILRHNLRNDLNVIYGHAEQLQQSVEKDTQRSHVRKIAEQAEKLESLIDKIRTGKDTLEQLSPPFKTVPVSELYDDVITSLGDEASEATIMLECPSKDPVYVPERLKPALRELFENALRHTENAAPSITLEVNVDTETERVSLTVADDGQGIPDVVCKTLKQGQETDLQHLTGVGFWLVKWIVTALGGTLEIKTDDVTGSQVTLTTPLEPSRTVENR; from the coding sequence ATGAGCGCTAACACAGCGGATTCATCGAAGGTTCTCAACAGTCTTGCGGACGGTGTGGTTGTGCGTGACGCAGAGACATGGGCCATAGAACGGGTGAACGATTCTTTCTGTGAAATGGTTGAGTTCGAACGGGAGGAGTTAGTCGGTACCAACGTGCATCTGATTGATGCCGGACCGCCACTAGGAGAAGACGAGACTCCTGAAGAGTTAATTAAGCAAGCGCGAAACGAGGGAGCAGTCACCTTCGAACGGCGCATGGAAACACAGACGGGAGAGGTATTGCCCGTTGAGATTCACCTTTCGTGTCTTGCTGATGAAGATAGTCTCGTGGCTACCGTCCGAGAAATCCAAACTCGCAAAGAGCACCAACAGCGGTTAGACCGCTACAAACAACTCGTGGAACAGGCACCAGAGATGATGATTGGGCTGAAAACAGACGGGGAGCTCTTGTTTGCCAACGAGTTGTTCCGCCAGAGATTCGACATCGGCGACCAGTCTGTAGCGGGACTCACGGCCGAAAACGTCCTTTCAGCCGAGCAAAACGAAACCTTCCAGCCAGTACTCGACAGCGTCTTTGCAGGTGATACTGTCAACCGAACCGTCCAGAGGACAACGCAGGAGGGCGACGACCACTGGTACCACATTCAGTCGTATCCGCTTGACGAGCCTGGTGAGATGGATGACAGCATCGTCGTGATGATTGACGACATCACTGAGCGAAAACGCCACAAGCAGACAGTTCGGGATCAACAGGCATTCATCCAGAGCACCATCGACGCGCTCAACGATGTTTTCTATGTGTTCAACACAGAGGGCACCCTCGTAGAGTACAACGATCGCCTACCCGAAGTGACAGGGTACGACCCTGACGAACTCGCTGAAATGCAACCGTGGGAATTTTTCCCTGCTGACGAGCGTCCCCTGATCAAGCACGCTATTGCGAACGTGCTCCACAACGAGCGTGCGGAACGAACTGAAGGGCACTTTATTACGAAGAGCGACGAAGACATCCCCTACGAGTTCTCCGCCACACCGTATTACGACGGTACTGGCGCGGTTGCTGGCTTCGTTGGCATTGGCCGGGATATAACCGAGCGCAAAGAACTGGAGATACAGCAGCGTCGGTATCAACAGGCAATCGAGAGTTCCGGTGACCTTCTTGCCGCACTCGACGACGAAGGGAACTACCTCTTTGCCAACCAGGCTTACTGCGAGTACCACAGGCTCGGGGACGCGCAGGTTCGCGGTCGGTCCGCACGGCAGGTTATCGGACACGAGCAGTACGAGACTGTCGAGCCCTATCTGGAGGCTGCTCTCGACGGAGAGACGACCCACTACGAGATGAACCGTGTCCACCCCGACCGTGGGGAACGAACCATCGACATCAGGTACTATCCGCTTTACGATCAGGACAGCAGAATCCAGGGGGTCGTCGCGGCGATGCGGGACATTACTGAACGCAAAGAACGCGAACGGGAGCTCACCCGATTCAAAGAGGCAATTGAGCAAACGGGACACGCAGTCTGTTTTACTGATACCGACGGGACGCTCGAATACGTGAACCCGGCCTTCGAAGACCTAACTGAGTACTCTCGTGATGAAGTCCAAGGTGAAAACCCGAGTATCCTCCAGTCAGGCGAACATGATGACGAGTTCTATCAAAACATGTGGGAAACGATCACCTCGGGGCAAGTTTGGGAAGGAACCATTATCGATCAGCGTAAGTCGGGAACGCAGTATAGAGCCCACCAGACGATCGCGCCGGTGACTCACGAGGGCTCCACACTCGGGTTTGTCGCCGTGCAAAACGAGATTACCGACAAGCAGTTGCGCAAAGAACACGTTAGTGTAATGCACCGAATCCTACGACATAACTTACGGAACGATCTCAACGTCATATACGGACATGCGGAGCAACTTCAGCAGTCAGTGGAAAAAGACACGCAGCGATCCCACGTCCGAAAAATCGCCGAGCAGGCAGAAAAACTCGAATCGTTGATTGACAAGATACGGACCGGAAAAGACACACTTGAACAACTCTCTCCCCCCTTCAAAACTGTCCCTGTAAGCGAACTTTATGACGATGTGATAACCTCCCTTGGTGACGAAGCATCAGAGGCCACAATAATGCTTGAATGCCCGTCCAAAGACCCGGTTTATGTGCCAGAGCGACTCAAACCTGCGCTTAGAGAACTTTTCGAAAACGCTCTCAGACACACAGAAAATGCAGCGCCGTCAATCACTTTGGAAGTGAATGTTGATACTGAGACAGAACGCGTTTCGCTTACTGTCGCAGATGACGGACAGGGGATTCCGGATGTAGTCTGTAAGACACTCAAACAGGGGCAAGAAACGGATCTTCAGCATTTGACTGGCGTTGGGTTCTGGCTTGTCAAGTGGATTGTAACAGCGCTCGGCGGAACGCTTGAGATTAAGACCGATGATGTAACCGGGAGTCAAGTCACGCTGACGACGCCACTTGAGCCATCTCGGACAGTCGAAAATCGGTAG
- a CDS encoding transposase, whose protein sequence is MSSATLQDDPSVETFFNVAETETLALFEHLSFGFLEEFDVFAPAETGRTREHEPPELMRGFLHCYYHDIYGIRPVERELRNTVVWLSCGFDRPPSRDAVDRFLTDLEHVVDEVFNHLVEQAARRGLLDLTYCIDSTDVRAMPADPDASKCYDPTAEEYYYGYGCTVVSTGQKIPIAAEFTESKQAPEETAMRVTCDALAVAKPIWMVGDSAYDTLDWHDHLLAAGVVPVAPYNARNTDDPKDIEYRVEDRIEQHSEDVQLKQSTLDETYNRRTGVERTNESVKDCGLGRTHARGRVHARAQVFLALCLRLVVAITNYERGDNPGSTIITV, encoded by the coding sequence ATGAGTTCAGCGACCCTGCAAGATGATCCTTCGGTAGAGACGTTCTTCAATGTCGCGGAGACCGAGACGTTAGCGTTGTTTGAGCATCTCTCCTTTGGGTTTCTCGAAGAGTTCGACGTGTTCGCCCCGGCGGAGACGGGGCGAACACGAGAGCACGAGCCACCAGAGTTGATGCGTGGTTTCCTCCATTGCTACTACCACGATATCTACGGCATCCGTCCGGTTGAACGAGAGCTTCGGAACACGGTTGTCTGGCTAAGCTGTGGGTTCGATCGACCGCCGTCCAGAGACGCGGTCGATCGCTTCCTCACCGACCTCGAACACGTCGTTGACGAGGTGTTCAACCACCTCGTCGAGCAGGCCGCTCGGCGCGGCCTGCTCGACTTGACCTACTGCATTGATTCGACAGACGTGAGAGCGATGCCCGCCGATCCAGACGCGTCGAAATGCTACGATCCCACGGCTGAAGAGTACTACTACGGCTACGGTTGTACGGTCGTCTCGACCGGACAAAAGATCCCGATTGCAGCCGAGTTCACCGAGAGCAAGCAAGCACCAGAAGAGACGGCGATGCGCGTCACATGTGACGCGCTCGCCGTCGCCAAGCCCATCTGGATGGTCGGTGACAGCGCCTACGACACGCTCGACTGGCACGACCACCTGCTGGCCGCAGGGGTCGTGCCAGTCGCTCCGTACAACGCGCGAAATACCGACGACCCGAAAGACATCGAGTACAGGGTCGAAGACCGCATCGAACAACACAGCGAGGACGTTCAGCTGAAGCAGTCCACGCTGGATGAGACGTACAACCGCCGTACTGGAGTCGAACGAACCAACGAATCAGTGAAGGACTGCGGCCTCGGGCGAACGCACGCCCGAGGCCGCGTCCACGCACGAGCGCAGGTGTTTCTTGCTCTGTGCCTTCGCCTCGTCGTCGCTATCACCAACTACGAACGTGGAGACAATCCGGGAAGTACGATCATCACGGTGTGA
- a CDS encoding CPBP family intramembrane glutamic endopeptidase, producing MVYAWAPMITAGVTVWLLDESVRDWLGQLRNLRAGIHWYLIGIAIMMLGTEAETIVAVLLGSDVAVPYARISDYIITFGVTLFLAGALEELGWRGFLQPRLQRRFSALHASLAIGVVWGLWHVPMILTGTGDFTVFWEYMVNLVAISVILGWLYNNTDGALPVVMIAHASHNMPRIGDAAGDVPAVFDIMSGDTVFYLLCASIIALYAGSQTFRRDGTLPAVPGQLKEYEPDQEGTAD from the coding sequence ATGGTCTATGCGTGGGCTCCGATGATTACTGCGGGGGTGACGGTCTGGCTGCTCGACGAAAGCGTTCGAGACTGGCTTGGACAACTTCGCAACCTGCGGGCTGGCATTCACTGGTATCTCATCGGTATCGCTATCATGATGCTCGGAACCGAAGCCGAGACGATAGTTGCGGTGCTCCTCGGCAGCGACGTGGCGGTTCCCTACGCTCGGATCAGTGATTACATCATCACGTTCGGTGTCACACTGTTTCTGGCTGGTGCATTAGAGGAGTTGGGCTGGCGTGGCTTCCTGCAACCCCGTCTCCAGCGGCGATTCAGTGCGCTCCACGCGAGTCTGGCGATTGGCGTCGTCTGGGGCCTTTGGCACGTCCCAATGATACTCACTGGAACCGGCGACTTCACCGTTTTCTGGGAGTACATGGTGAATCTAGTAGCGATATCAGTCATCCTTGGATGGCTGTACAACAACACTGATGGAGCGTTGCCAGTCGTGATGATCGCGCACGCTTCGCACAATATGCCCCGTATCGGGGACGCTGCCGGAGACGTGCCCGCCGTGTTTGACATCATGTCAGGAGACACCGTATTCTACCTGCTCTGTGCGTCGATCATTGCGCTGTATGCTGGGTCACAGACGTTTAGACGGGATGGAACTCTTCCTGCGGTTCCCGGTCAACTCAAAGAATATGAACCGGATCAGGAGGGGACTGCTGACTAA
- a CDS encoding PIN domain-containing protein, which yields MKLVVDANVVISALVADSKTWELIVTLDPDLLTPAFVHDEIENYEELIAEKSGMDPNRVAQFVDLLFQYIEVVPVDEFHPAIEEANAAIGDIDPSDVLYLACAIASGAAIWSDDSDFDEQDVVERYSTSDVIDSFDTR from the coding sequence ATGAAGCTGGTCGTCGATGCCAACGTCGTCATCTCCGCGCTCGTCGCCGATTCGAAAACGTGGGAACTCATCGTCACGCTAGACCCGGACCTCCTGACTCCCGCGTTCGTCCACGACGAAATCGAGAACTACGAGGAGTTGATCGCGGAGAAATCAGGGATGGACCCGAACCGAGTAGCGCAGTTCGTCGACCTCCTGTTCCAGTACATCGAGGTCGTTCCCGTCGACGAGTTCCATCCGGCTATTGAGGAGGCGAACGCAGCGATCGGCGACATCGACCCCAGCGACGTGCTCTACCTAGCTTGTGCGATCGCCAGTGGTGCGGCCATCTGGAGTGACGATTCCGACTTCGACGAACAGGACGTAGTCGAGCGGTACTCGACGAGTGACGTGATCGACTCGTTCGACACACGCTGA
- a CDS encoding Glu/Leu/Phe/Val family dehydrogenase, whose protein sequence is MDTDLGPTGTETLCDVCTTELDRVSKVGRLADRELDLLRQPKRRINVNIPIRMDDGSVEVFPSFRIQYNTARGPTKGGIRYHPSVNADEVDELAFLMSLKCAVANIPFGGAKGGIQVDPSRLSEGELERLSRAYINEYHRNIGPETDIPAPDVNTDGRIMAWMRDEYESITGGQAPGVITGKPVELGGSEGREYATSLGGAVILDEFVDEVEMTRERTTVAVQGFGNVGSYLAKFLHERGYDVVAVSNVDGGIHDSSGIDMPALFDAYESSDDLFEFGAAEITNADLLTLDVDVLIPAAIENQITEANMAEVQADAVLEMANGPTTSRADEHLTERGIPVIPDILANAGGVTASYFEWVQNTTNEYWTEERVREKLATQLREAFADLREIKVASETTRTWREAAYTRAVESVLQAEAYRGNVARADVERSD, encoded by the coding sequence ATGGATACTGACCTCGGACCCACTGGGACGGAAACGCTCTGTGACGTGTGTACGACCGAACTGGATCGTGTATCGAAAGTCGGACGGCTCGCCGATCGGGAACTGGACCTCCTCCGACAGCCCAAACGTCGTATCAACGTGAACATCCCGATACGGATGGACGACGGGAGCGTGGAGGTGTTCCCCTCCTTCCGGATCCAGTACAACACCGCCCGTGGACCGACGAAAGGTGGGATTCGGTACCACCCGTCGGTGAACGCCGACGAAGTCGACGAACTGGCCTTCCTGATGTCGCTGAAGTGTGCCGTCGCCAACATCCCGTTCGGCGGCGCCAAAGGGGGGATACAGGTCGACCCGTCGCGGCTCTCGGAGGGCGAACTGGAGCGCCTTTCGCGAGCCTACATCAACGAGTACCACCGGAACATCGGCCCGGAGACGGACATCCCCGCGCCCGACGTGAACACCGACGGCCGGATCATGGCGTGGATGCGGGACGAATACGAGTCGATCACCGGGGGGCAGGCACCGGGCGTGATCACAGGGAAACCGGTCGAACTCGGCGGGAGCGAGGGCCGCGAATACGCGACCTCCCTCGGTGGGGCAGTGATCCTCGACGAGTTCGTGGACGAGGTGGAGATGACACGGGAGAGAACGACCGTCGCGGTTCAGGGGTTCGGAAACGTCGGCTCCTACCTCGCGAAGTTCCTTCACGAGCGCGGATACGATGTCGTTGCGGTCAGCAACGTCGACGGCGGAATCCACGATTCGAGCGGCATCGACATGCCGGCGCTGTTCGATGCGTACGAGTCGAGCGACGACCTATTCGAGTTCGGTGCGGCGGAGATTACCAACGCCGACCTGTTGACACTCGACGTCGACGTGCTGATTCCGGCCGCCATCGAGAATCAGATCACCGAGGCCAACATGGCGGAGGTGCAGGCGGACGCAGTGCTGGAGATGGCCAACGGCCCGACGACGTCGCGGGCGGATGAACACCTCACCGAGCGGGGGATTCCGGTGATCCCGGATATCCTCGCCAACGCCGGCGGGGTCACGGCGTCGTACTTCGAGTGGGTGCAGAACACGACGAACGAGTACTGGACGGAAGAGCGGGTGCGTGAGAAGTTGGCGACACAGCTCCGAGAAGCATTCGCCGACCTTCGAGAGATCAAAGTGGCGTCCGAGACGACACGCACCTGGCGAGAAGCGGCGTACACGCGCGCCGTCGAGAGCGTGTTACAGGCAGAGGCGTACCGGGGCAACGTCGCGAGGGCCGACGTCGAACGATCGGACTGA
- a CDS encoding universal stress protein, translated as MHSPSLGGLLATDGETPDATSHVVGRFDGNQILVPLLTRAVPALTDQLKVATTLARATDASLTVINPVSTISGIPNEYHHEISDGDEADLLEWVFDQTTESLPRVNGDCVYTRGVVTGVLQAVRTRNVDTLIVPGSSRERRLRMGITERIAAHADADVVVVNGRTGFTDPASILLPIAGGPHSGLAADVAASIATGSDAWIDILHVIDDDAPDQRRNEAEELVDDIYRWIGRPDTTTKWVLETTDTLAAITDQSRCYDLTIIGAPTKGRLRKFMFGSTNQSVRKHAGSVVLSARNNSRR; from the coding sequence ATGCATTCGCCGTCGCTGGGTGGATTACTCGCAACCGACGGTGAGACGCCCGATGCGACATCCCACGTGGTAGGGCGATTCGATGGGAATCAGATTCTCGTTCCGCTCCTCACCCGAGCGGTTCCTGCGCTGACCGATCAGTTGAAAGTCGCAACGACGCTCGCACGCGCGACGGACGCCTCGCTGACGGTCATCAATCCGGTTAGTACTATCTCAGGGATACCTAACGAATATCATCACGAGATATCCGACGGCGACGAAGCCGACCTTCTGGAGTGGGTGTTCGATCAGACCACCGAGTCGCTTCCACGAGTGAACGGGGATTGTGTCTACACCCGCGGTGTCGTGACCGGCGTCCTCCAAGCAGTCAGAACGCGAAACGTGGATACCCTCATCGTGCCCGGGAGCAGCCGTGAGCGTCGCCTCCGCATGGGCATCACCGAACGGATTGCGGCCCACGCCGATGCAGACGTGGTCGTCGTGAACGGTCGGACCGGATTCACGGATCCGGCATCGATTCTCCTCCCGATTGCTGGCGGCCCTCACTCGGGGCTAGCCGCCGATGTGGCAGCCTCTATCGCTACCGGCTCCGACGCTTGGATCGACATCCTACACGTCATCGACGATGACGCACCCGATCAGCGGCGAAACGAAGCCGAAGAGTTGGTAGACGACATCTACCGTTGGATCGGCCGCCCGGACACTACGACGAAGTGGGTGCTCGAGACGACAGACACTCTGGCGGCGATCACCGACCAATCGCGGTGCTACGACCTCACGATCATCGGCGCTCCGACGAAAGGCCGTCTGCGGAAGTTCATGTTCGGGTCGACGAACCAATCCGTCCGGAAACATGCCGGAAGCGTCGTGCTTTCGGCCCGAAACAACAGTCGACGCTAA
- a CDS encoding DUF3179 domain-containing (seleno)protein has translation MSHRASHRRLRVIHPATANAYSVHQSRLTKISGSVHRRVGEQVLTFRPAPDGPGEAVARDDETGTYWTLSGEAVAGELAGRTLDRHPHWDDLFWFSWAAFRPDTRVFTSEATSSA, from the coding sequence ATGTCGCATCGGGCGTCTCACCGTCGGTTGCGAGTAATCCACCCAGCGACGGCGAATGCATACTCCGTACATCAGAGTCGACTTACAAAAATCAGCGGGTCCGTTCATCGACGGGTCGGGGAGCAGGTCCTCACGTTCCGTCCCGCGCCTGACGGTCCGGGCGAGGCCGTCGCTCGGGACGACGAGACTGGGACGTACTGGACACTCTCGGGGGAGGCCGTCGCTGGGGAGCTCGCGGGGCGGACGCTCGACCGACATCCCCACTGGGACGACCTCTTCTGGTTCAGCTGGGCGGCGTTCAGACCGGATACCCGCGTGTTCACGTCGGAGGCGACATCGAGCGCGTGA
- a CDS encoding winged helix-turn-helix domain-containing protein, which translates to MVGQTTVPSSPELSSLRALPPSAKLVAKTLEYEGRLTQAELVESTRLPDRTVRYALRKLEDQDVVTSRISFADARQRVYSLTTAES; encoded by the coding sequence ATGGTTGGTCAGACTACCGTCCCGTCGTCGCCGGAACTATCGTCGTTACGAGCACTCCCGCCGAGCGCGAAACTGGTCGCCAAGACGCTGGAGTACGAGGGCCGTCTCACACAGGCGGAACTCGTCGAATCGACGCGACTTCCGGACCGAACAGTTCGGTACGCACTGCGGAAACTCGAAGACCAGGATGTGGTGACCTCCCGAATCTCGTTCGCCGACGCCCGACAGCGCGTCTACTCGCTCACGACCGCCGAGTCGTAG
- a CDS encoding dihydrolipoyl dehydrogenase has translation MEEFDFLVIGSGSGLDVANVAANQGQSVAVVEKGPLGGTCLNRGCIPSKLLLYHADVLETVERAGAFHIDARVEDVGFADIVREVNEEVEADAESIRQGLRSSSQHSLFEGEGRFVDDHTVEVVDGEDDGARLRAETILIAAGSRPAIPSIDGIDEVDYVTSTEALQLETPPDHLVIVGGGYIAAELGHFFGTFGSDVTIIGRRPNLLPEADDEVAESFTERYADRFTVHTGHTATAVSESSGTVSVEAQSYEYGDDGGIVDDDTSVTVTGDELLIAAGRVSNADTLNLDATGVETDEQGFVETDEYLRTAADGVWALGDIVGEYLLKHNANHEARTVARNIFGSDLEPIDYSAMPFAVFASPEVAGVGASESDLRAAGRDYATNTYRYEETARGDAMKAEGFVKVLIDLDGEILGCHIVGPDASTLVQEVVVAMTAGTGTVQDIRESIHIHPALPEVVQRAFSGQFTRGGHDH, from the coding sequence ATGGAAGAGTTCGACTTTCTGGTGATCGGCTCCGGGTCGGGGCTCGACGTCGCCAACGTTGCAGCGAATCAAGGGCAGTCCGTCGCCGTGGTTGAGAAGGGGCCACTGGGCGGCACCTGTCTCAATCGCGGCTGTATCCCGTCGAAGTTACTGCTCTATCACGCGGACGTCCTCGAAACGGTCGAGCGTGCCGGGGCGTTTCACATCGACGCTCGCGTCGAGGACGTCGGGTTCGCCGACATCGTCCGGGAAGTGAACGAGGAAGTCGAGGCGGACGCGGAATCCATCCGACAGGGCCTTCGCTCGTCGTCCCAACACAGCCTGTTCGAGGGAGAAGGACGGTTCGTCGACGACCACACGGTCGAAGTCGTCGACGGCGAAGACGACGGGGCCCGACTCCGGGCCGAGACGATCCTCATTGCGGCGGGATCACGGCCGGCGATTCCGTCTATCGACGGTATCGACGAGGTCGATTATGTGACGAGCACGGAGGCGCTCCAACTCGAAACGCCCCCGGACCATCTCGTGATCGTCGGCGGTGGCTACATCGCGGCCGAACTCGGCCATTTCTTCGGGACGTTCGGCAGCGACGTGACGATCATCGGCCGCCGACCGAACCTGCTTCCGGAGGCCGACGACGAAGTCGCCGAATCCTTCACCGAACGGTACGCCGACCGATTCACCGTCCACACCGGCCACACTGCGACCGCAGTCTCCGAGAGTAGCGGAACCGTGTCCGTCGAGGCACAGTCGTACGAATACGGAGACGATGGGGGTATCGTCGACGACGACACAAGCGTCACCGTGACGGGCGACGAGTTGCTGATCGCCGCCGGACGGGTGTCGAACGCCGATACGCTGAACCTCGATGCCACGGGGGTCGAAACCGACGAGCAGGGGTTCGTCGAAACCGACGAGTACCTGCGGACGGCCGCCGACGGCGTGTGGGCGCTGGGTGACATCGTCGGCGAGTACCTGCTGAAACACAACGCCAACCACGAAGCACGGACCGTCGCGCGAAACATCTTCGGGAGCGACCTCGAGCCGATCGATTACAGCGCGATGCCCTTCGCGGTGTTCGCCTCGCCGGAAGTGGCTGGCGTCGGCGCCAGCGAGAGCGACCTGCGAGCCGCCGGGCGGGACTACGCGACCAACACCTACCGATACGAGGAGACCGCCCGCGGCGACGCGATGAAAGCCGAAGGCTTCGTGAAGGTGCTCATCGACCTCGACGGGGAAATACTCGGTTGCCACATCGTCGGCCCCGACGCCTCAACGCTCGTGCAGGAAGTCGTCGTCGCGATGACGGCCGGCACCGGAACCGTACAGGACATCCGCGAGAGTATTCATATCCACCCGGCCCTCCCCGAAGTCGTCCAGCGGGCGTTCTCCGGGCAGTTCACCCGCGGCGGACACGATCACTGA
- a CDS encoding alpha/beta fold hydrolase: protein MPTATVRGHEIHYRTDGDEGPPIVMVHGVPTNSSQWEPIQDLLSPYFQTYAIDLIGMGKSDKPLDDWEYSWENDSHIIAELMDEWGHDSMIVAGDDWGGGIALDFAARYPDKTDICVAVDPVAYDNWPVAEIESIGRLAFVDDEEEFRKAVADFPMKLVQTLRTMVHDPSNFRGGAVKEDVPTARTTHDLRKLREPYETVDYAAGGSQLNGDAGYGSPKLDAIRALALRGASLDPDWMLDVPYEDITAPTMLLWGLQDIMMDSAIRFRFRYDITNAPVRIQPLQEAGHLALVDQPHLGADAIIDFVTEHQGADVLADRYMGFPEIL from the coding sequence ATGCCAACAGCAACCGTACGCGGACACGAGATCCACTACCGAACGGACGGCGACGAGGGACCACCGATCGTGATGGTCCACGGCGTGCCCACCAACAGTTCCCAGTGGGAACCGATTCAGGACCTCCTCTCGCCGTATTTCCAGACGTACGCCATCGACCTCATCGGTATGGGAAAGAGCGACAAACCACTGGACGACTGGGAGTACTCCTGGGAGAACGACTCCCACATCATCGCGGAGTTGATGGACGAGTGGGGCCACGACTCGATGATCGTCGCCGGCGACGACTGGGGCGGTGGTATCGCGCTCGACTTCGCCGCTCGCTACCCGGACAAGACGGACATCTGTGTCGCCGTCGACCCGGTCGCCTACGACAACTGGCCGGTCGCGGAGATCGAATCCATCGGCCGGCTGGCCTTCGTCGACGACGAGGAGGAGTTCCGGAAGGCCGTCGCGGATTTCCCGATGAAACTCGTCCAGACCCTCCGGACGATGGTGCACGACCCGAGCAACTTCCGGGGCGGGGCGGTCAAAGAAGACGTTCCGACGGCACGGACGACCCACGACCTGCGGAAACTCCGCGAACCGTACGAGACGGTCGACTACGCCGCTGGCGGCTCACAGCTCAACGGCGACGCCGGCTACGGCTCGCCGAAACTCGACGCCATTCGCGCCCTCGCACTTCGTGGGGCGTCGCTCGACCCCGACTGGATGCTCGACGTTCCCTACGAGGATATCACCGCCCCGACGATGCTCCTCTGGGGCTTGCAGGACATCATGATGGACTCGGCGATCCGCTTCCGATTCAGATACGACATTACGAACGCGCCCGTTCGCATCCAGCCACTCCAGGAGGCGGGCCACCTCGCGCTGGTGGATCAACCCCACCTCGGCGCCGACGCGATCATCGACTTCGTCACCGAACACCAGGGCGCCGACGTCCTCGCCGACCGGTACATGGGATTCCCCGAAATCCTGTGA
- a CDS encoding DsrE family protein, whose protein sequence is MVKAAVIVLAGTDSHADQGRLANGLETAKEFAETDGDDVELIFDGAGTQWIPELEDEDSDYHELYRTVRDDTSVCDYCAGAFGVDDIVNDAGLVTLDDHDGHPSIRSLVADGYEVITF, encoded by the coding sequence ATGGTGAAAGCAGCAGTTATCGTTCTCGCAGGCACCGACTCACACGCCGACCAAGGCCGTCTCGCGAACGGGCTCGAAACGGCCAAGGAGTTCGCCGAGACGGACGGCGACGACGTCGAACTCATCTTCGACGGAGCCGGGACGCAGTGGATTCCCGAACTCGAAGACGAGGACAGCGACTACCACGAACTCTATCGGACGGTTCGGGACGATACCTCCGTCTGTGACTACTGCGCCGGCGCGTTCGGCGTCGACGACATCGTGAACGACGCCGGACTGGTCACGCTCGACGACCACGACGGGCACCCGAGCATTCGGTCGCTCGTCGCCGACGGGTACGAAGTTATTACTTTCTGA
- a CDS encoding putative quinol monooxygenase, whose protein sequence is MLVVHATFPIDPNHRDRAVELMRELAEKSRAEDGIIDYRVNTDIDDPNLFRFVERYESEAAFGAHVETDHFGEFEAALPELLDGEPDVTRFDVESVSDVEL, encoded by the coding sequence ATGCTCGTCGTCCATGCGACGTTTCCGATCGATCCGAACCACCGCGACCGAGCGGTCGAACTGATGCGAGAGCTCGCCGAAAAGTCCCGGGCGGAGGATGGAATCATCGACTATCGGGTCAACACGGATATCGACGACCCGAACCTGTTCCGGTTCGTCGAACGGTACGAGAGCGAAGCGGCGTTCGGCGCACACGTCGAAACGGATCATTTCGGCGAGTTCGAGGCGGCACTCCCCGAGTTGCTCGACGGTGAGCCCGACGTAACCCGGTTCGACGTCGAGAGCGTCAGCGACGTCGAACTCTAG